A stretch of Onychomys torridus chromosome 2, mOncTor1.1, whole genome shotgun sequence DNA encodes these proteins:
- the Pou3f2 gene encoding POU domain, class 3, transcription factor 2, with protein sequence MATAASNHYSLLTSSASIVHAEPPGGMQQGAGGYREAQSLVQGDYGALQSNGHPLSHAHQWITALSHGGGGGGGGGGGGGGGGGGGGGDGSPWSTSPLGQPDIKPSVVVQQGGRGDELHGPGALQQQHQQQQQQQQQQQQQQQQQQQQQQQRPPHLVHHAANHHPGPGAWRSAAAAAHLPPSMGASNGGLLYSQPSFTVNGMLGAGGQPAGLHHHGLRDAHDEPHHADHHPHPHSHPHQQPPPPPPPQGPPGHPGAHHDPHSDEDTPTSDDLEQFAKQFKQRRIKLGFTQADVGLALGTLYGNVFSQTTICRFEALQLSFKNMCKLKPLLNKWLEEADSSSGSPTSIDKIAAQGRKRKKRTSIEVSVKGALESHFLKCPKPSAQEITSLADSLQLEKEVVRVWFCNRRQKEKRMTPPGGTLPGAEDVYGGSRDTPPHHGVQTPVQ encoded by the coding sequence ATGGCGACCGCAGCGTCTAACCACTACAGCCTGCTCACCTCCAGCGCCTCCATCGTGCACGCCGAGCCGCCCGGCGGCATGCAGCAGGGCGCAGGGGGCTATCGCGAGGCGCAGAGCCTGGTGCAGGGCGACTACGGCGCGCTGCAGAGCAACGGGCACCCGCTCAGCCACGCTCACCAGTGGATCACCGCGCTGTCCCacggcggcgggggcggcggcggcggcggcggtggaggaggcgggggcggcggcgggggaGGCGGCGACGGCTCCCCGTGGTCCACTAGCCCCCTAGGCCAGCCGGACATCAAGCCCTCGGTGGTAGTACAGCAAGGTGGCCGAGGCGACGAGCTGCACGGGCCGGGAGCGCTACAGCAACAgcaccaacagcagcagcagcagcagcaacagcaacagcagcagcaacagcagcagcagcaacaacaacaacagcgaCCGCCACATCTGGTGCACCACGCTGCCAACCACCACCCCGGGCCCGGGGCATGGCGGAGTGCGGCGGCTGCagctcacctccctccctccatggGAGCGTCCAACGGCGGTTTGCTCTACTCGCAGCCCAGCTTCACGGTGAACGGCATGCTGGGCGCAGGAGGGCAGCCGGCTGGGCTGCACCACCACGGCCTGCGGGACGCCCACGACGAGCCGCATCATGCAGACCACCACCCGCATCCGCACTCTCACCCTCACCAGCAACCGCCCCCGCCACCTCCCCCACAAGGCCCACCGGGCCACCCAGGCGCACACCACGACCCGCACTCGGACGAGGACACGCCGACCTCAGACGACCTGGAGCAGTTCGCCAAGCAGTTCAAGCAGAGGCGGATCAAACTAGGATTTACTCAAGCAGACGTGGGGCTGGCGCTGGGCACCCTGTATGGCAACGTGTTCTCGCAGACCACCATCTGCAGGTTTGAGGCCCTGCAGCTGAGCTTCAAGAACATGTGCAAGCTGAAGCCTTTGTTGAACAAGTGGTTGGAAGAGGCAGACTCGTCCTCGGGCAGCCCCACCAGCATAGACAAGATCGCAGCGCAAGGGCGCAAGCGGAAAAAGCGGACCTCCATCGAGGTGAGCGTCAAGGGGGCTCTGGAGAGCCATTTCCTCAAATGCCCCAAGCCCTCGGCCCAGGAGATCACCTCCCTGGCGGACAGCTTACAGCTGGAGAAGGAGGTGGTGAGAGTTTGGTTTTGtaacaggagacagaaagagaaaaggatgaCCCCTCCCGGAGGGACTCTGCCGGGCGCCGAGGATGTGTATGGGGGGAGTAGggacacaccaccacaccatggGGTGCAGACGCCCGTCCAGTGA